In Silene latifolia isolate original U9 population chromosome 3, ASM4854445v1, whole genome shotgun sequence, a single window of DNA contains:
- the LOC141646547 gene encoding uncharacterized protein LOC141646547 translates to MGFDKHFGVDAVGASGGLWVGWRKESKMSLVKACNNFIILVVEKYNGRLWYLVLFYGAPSVSLRMPVLMELEKWMDTCSYPYIIVGDFNQVEFCCDKLSSSQRTIDGAADFSLWKLRNELVDIPYKGSRFTWCNNRKGSKRVYERIDKALGSKDWFSFFPETGIKHYPIQISDHAPIEVDLSLTKNKGNKPFKIDAWALDYEECLEQISMVWKMGDQGSPAFRLTRKLTRVRNSVKKWSINKKVEWQVKWEDFDKKLEAGMNIACEGGETEEYDNANNEVRDYAKVVGIFWKQRAKLKWAVDGDTCTKFFFNWVKG, encoded by the coding sequence ATGGGTTTTGATAAGCATTTTGGTGTGGATGCCGTGGGGGCATCGGGTGGCTTGTGGGTAGGGTGGAGAAAGGAGTCCAAGATGAGTTTGGTAAAGGCTTGTAATAATTTTATCATCTTAGTTGTCGAGAAATATAATGGACGATTATGGTATCTCGTGCTTTTTTATGGTGCTCCAAGTGTTAGTTTGCGTATGCCGGTTCTAATGGAATTGGAAAAGTGGATGGACACTTGCTCTTATCCTTATATTATTGTGGGAGattttaatcaagttgaattttgCTGTGATAAATTGAGTTCTAGTCAAAGAACAATAGATGGGGCTGCGGATTTTAGTCTTTGGAAATTACGAAATGAATTAGTGGACATACCGTATAAAGGGTCACGCTTTACTTGGTGTAATAACAGAAAGGGGAGCAAGAGGGTCTATGAGCGCATAGATAAAGCTTTGGGGTCCAAGGATTGGTTTTCTTTTTTCCCTGAGACTGGCATTAAACATTACCCTATCCAAATATCTGATCATGCTCCGATTGAAGTAGATTTAAGCCTTACTAAGAATAAGGGAAACAAACCTTTCAAAATTGATGCTTGGGCCTTGGACTATGAAGAGTGTCTTGAACAAATTAGTATGGTTTGGAAGATGGGTGATCAAGGCTCTCCGGCGTTCCGTCTTACGAGGAAATTGACTAGGGTCCGCAATAGTGTTAAGAAGTGGTCTATAAATAAGAAGGTTGAATGGCAGGTGAAGTGGGAGGATTTTGATAAGAAGTTGGAAGCTGGGATGAATATTGCTTGTGAGGGGGGAGAGACTGAGGAGTATGATAATGCAAATAATGAGGTACGGGACTACGCAAAAGTTGTTGGGATCTTTTGGAAACAACGGGCTAAACTAAAGTGGGCTGTGGATGGGGACACATGTACTAAGTTCTTCTTCAATTGGGTCAAAGGGTGA